One genomic window of Luteitalea pratensis includes the following:
- a CDS encoding FAD-binding protein codes for MIGPNPAEAAQTQPLRNWAGNYRYGTNRITSATSLAQIQAFVRKHPHFKVLGTRHCFNGIADSADHFLSLREMNEVVALDRAARTVTVESGMSYGQLCPSLERDGFALHNLASLPHISIAGACATGTHGSGVNNGNLSTAVSAFEIVTAGGDVLSIARSKDLRTFQATVVNLGALGVVTKVTLDVQPAFTMRQDVYLDLPMAQVREHFEEIASAGYSVSLFTDWQRGRINEAWVKRRVGKGETLTASQEFYGARPATTNVHPIVELSAENCTEQMGVVGPWYERLPHFRMGFTPSSGKELQSEYFVARSNAVDAISAVERLRDHISPHLMITELRTIAADDLWMSPCYTRPSLAIHFTWKQDWPSVRKVLPMIERELTPFEVRPHWGKLFTIPSTQLQQRYEMSAEFKRLVAEHDPHGRFRNAFLTANLYG; via the coding sequence ATGATTGGTCCCAATCCGGCTGAGGCCGCGCAGACCCAGCCGCTGCGCAATTGGGCCGGCAACTATCGGTACGGCACCAACCGCATCACGTCGGCGACGTCGCTCGCGCAGATCCAGGCGTTCGTCCGGAAGCACCCGCACTTCAAGGTGCTCGGCACCCGTCACTGTTTCAACGGGATTGCTGACAGCGCCGACCATTTTCTCTCGCTTCGCGAGATGAACGAGGTCGTCGCACTCGATCGGGCGGCGCGGACGGTTACGGTGGAGTCGGGCATGAGCTACGGCCAACTGTGTCCGTCTCTCGAGCGCGACGGCTTCGCGCTCCATAACCTGGCCTCGCTTCCGCACATCTCCATCGCAGGTGCCTGCGCTACCGGCACGCACGGCTCGGGTGTGAACAACGGGAACCTCTCGACGGCGGTCTCGGCATTCGAGATCGTGACTGCCGGCGGGGATGTCCTGTCGATTGCGCGCAGCAAGGACCTCCGCACGTTTCAGGCGACGGTCGTCAATCTGGGTGCGCTTGGCGTGGTCACCAAGGTTACGCTGGACGTGCAGCCAGCGTTCACCATGCGGCAGGACGTGTATCTGGACCTGCCGATGGCGCAGGTCAGGGAGCATTTCGAAGAGATCGCCTCCGCAGGCTACAGCGTCAGCCTGTTCACCGATTGGCAGCGGGGACGGATCAACGAAGCCTGGGTGAAGCGTCGCGTCGGAAAGGGTGAGACCCTGACGGCCTCGCAGGAGTTCTACGGCGCGCGTCCCGCCACGACAAACGTTCACCCGATCGTCGAGCTCTCAGCGGAAAACTGCACCGAACAGATGGGAGTGGTCGGTCCGTGGTACGAGCGGCTGCCGCACTTCCGGATGGGCTTCACGCCCAGCAGCGGCAAAGAGCTGCAGTCAGAATATTTCGTGGCGCGCAGCAACGCCGTCGATGCCATCAGTGCCGTCGAGCGACTTCGGGATCACATCAGTCCTCACCTGATGATCACAGAACTCCGCACCATCGCGGCCGACGACCTCTGGATGAGTCCCTGCTACACACGGCCCAGCCTCGCGATCCACTTCACATGGAAGCAGGACTGGCCGTCAGTGCGCAAGGTGCTGCCGATGATCGAACGGGAGCTCACGCCATTCGAGGTGCGGCCGCACTGGGGCAAGCTCTTTACCATTCCCTCGACGCAGCTCCAGCAGCGATACGAGATGTCGGCTGAGTTCAAGCGGCTCGTGGCTGAACATGACCCGCACGGCAGGTTTCGCAACGCATTCCTCACCGCGAATCTGTACGGCTGA
- a CDS encoding ABC transporter permease, translating into MGSVLRRVLFLFKRHQFDQDLEDEFRFHEEMKARALADAEGMSSDEAQAAARRQIGNALRLREQSREAWVFATTETFAKDARHALRLLRRDPAFTVTALATLALGIGLTTIIFSVAYGVLWRPLPYHEPDRLILLSSAQRTETGPRTFWNWSPVSYDALRQHVTTFDQLAAYTSIDAELNGRGEPLQLRALDVSTNFFVTLGVTPVHGRAFLTGAAAPDDDRSAIVSDRLWRTSLGADPAIVGQSITIDGLPRTVVGVLPPDFSFRPVIRIGTLPEPDVYLPNRWVGDPGKGAFLFLLGRMTPGMTQERVESELTALVNAPSFATGARGMEGALAPNVRTLARTVGLQEHGTESVRTLLLILLGAVSFVLLIACVNVANLQMARLTARRGELSVRLALGAGRGRIVRQLLTEAVVLSVLGAVLGVLLARIAIDVMLPLVPEFALPRLGSIVIDARVLAFCLGLSFVSTLMIGLVPAARVSAAAFAENLALHAGGARTTGDRQGERLRTLLVVGQVAMTLVLLIGAGLLIHSFVRLTSVSPGFELSGSDGVVQTVRVTLPPRQYDDPERMHAFARDVLDRIQTLPGVKSASLINSAPFGRMFIRDEFDIEGLPKPKISAGRPKIDAAYFTTMGIALLAGREFTAGDTANAPKVAIISERIVRDYIAGGTREALGRRVRMGEDGEWLTVVGVVADIRQMGLDREVEPMLYVPYQQERGMLYLRFVSFVARTATPASVVEGMRAEVRRVAPDLAIAGATTMDEAVAASVAPPRFRMWLLVLFATAATLIATCGIYGVMAYAVAQRRREIGVRMALGADRREVLRLVLVRALRIVGAGLIVGLAGAVAVTRVLQRFLFGVTPTDPIAFTIVTLLLLAVALMAAWVPARRATRIDPWAALRAE; encoded by the coding sequence GTGGGTTCCGTGCTCCGACGGGTGCTGTTCTTGTTCAAGCGCCATCAGTTCGATCAGGATCTGGAAGACGAGTTCCGCTTTCACGAGGAGATGAAGGCGCGCGCGCTCGCCGATGCGGAGGGCATGAGCAGCGACGAGGCGCAAGCGGCCGCGCGACGGCAGATCGGCAATGCGCTGAGGCTTCGCGAGCAGTCGCGCGAAGCCTGGGTCTTCGCCACGACCGAAACGTTCGCAAAGGACGCGCGGCACGCGCTGCGATTGCTTCGGCGCGACCCGGCCTTCACCGTCACCGCCCTCGCCACGCTCGCGCTCGGCATCGGCCTCACAACCATTATTTTCTCCGTGGCCTACGGCGTCCTCTGGCGTCCGCTGCCGTACCACGAGCCCGACCGCCTCATCCTTCTCTCGTCAGCACAGCGGACGGAGACGGGCCCCAGGACCTTCTGGAACTGGTCGCCGGTGTCGTACGACGCGCTACGCCAGCACGTGACCACGTTCGATCAGCTCGCGGCCTACACCTCAATCGACGCCGAGCTCAACGGACGCGGCGAGCCGCTGCAGTTGCGCGCGCTCGACGTGAGTACGAACTTCTTCGTCACATTGGGCGTCACTCCCGTGCACGGCCGCGCGTTCCTCACCGGCGCCGCGGCTCCCGACGACGATCGCAGCGCGATCGTCAGCGATCGGCTCTGGCGCACGTCGCTGGGGGCCGATCCGGCCATCGTCGGGCAATCCATCACCATCGACGGCCTTCCCCGCACCGTCGTCGGCGTGCTGCCGCCGGACTTCAGCTTCAGGCCGGTGATCCGGATCGGTACGTTGCCGGAACCGGACGTCTACCTGCCCAATCGCTGGGTCGGCGATCCGGGCAAGGGCGCGTTTCTCTTCCTGCTGGGCCGGATGACACCGGGCATGACGCAGGAACGGGTCGAATCGGAGTTGACGGCGCTGGTGAACGCTCCGTCCTTCGCGACCGGCGCGCGCGGGATGGAGGGCGCACTCGCGCCGAACGTCCGCACGCTCGCGCGCACGGTCGGCCTGCAGGAGCACGGCACGGAGTCGGTGCGCACGCTGCTGCTGATTCTGCTCGGGGCAGTGTCGTTCGTGCTCCTGATCGCCTGCGTCAATGTCGCGAACCTGCAGATGGCGCGCCTCACCGCGCGCCGCGGCGAGTTGTCCGTACGCCTGGCCCTCGGCGCCGGGCGAGGGCGGATCGTGCGTCAACTCCTGACCGAAGCGGTCGTGTTGTCAGTGCTGGGTGCGGTCTTAGGCGTCCTGCTCGCGCGGATCGCGATCGACGTCATGCTGCCGCTCGTGCCAGAGTTCGCGCTCCCCCGCCTGGGCAGCATCGTCATCGATGCACGTGTGCTGGCGTTCTGCCTCGGCCTGTCGTTCGTGTCGACGCTGATGATTGGTCTCGTGCCAGCAGCGCGCGTCAGCGCCGCGGCGTTTGCCGAGAACCTCGCCCTGCATGCCGGCGGGGCGCGGACGACCGGAGACCGTCAGGGCGAACGACTGCGGACGCTGCTGGTTGTCGGGCAGGTCGCGATGACGCTCGTCCTCCTGATCGGCGCGGGCCTGCTGATTCACAGCTTCGTGCGTCTCACGTCGGTGTCGCCGGGCTTCGAACTGAGCGGGAGCGACGGCGTCGTCCAGACCGTCAGGGTGACGCTGCCCCCACGCCAGTACGACGATCCCGAGCGCATGCACGCGTTCGCGCGCGACGTGCTCGATCGCATCCAGACCCTGCCGGGCGTGAAGTCCGCGAGCCTGATCAACTCGGCGCCGTTCGGGAGGATGTTCATCCGCGACGAGTTCGACATCGAGGGTCTGCCGAAGCCGAAAATCTCCGCCGGCAGGCCGAAGATCGACGCGGCCTACTTCACGACCATGGGGATTGCGCTGCTGGCAGGGCGTGAGTTCACCGCCGGCGACACGGCAAATGCACCGAAGGTCGCGATCATCAGCGAGCGCATCGTGCGCGACTACATTGCAGGTGGGACGCGCGAGGCACTCGGTCGACGCGTGCGCATGGGCGAGGACGGCGAGTGGCTGACGGTGGTGGGCGTCGTGGCGGACATCCGCCAGATGGGGCTCGACCGGGAGGTGGAGCCGATGCTGTACGTGCCCTACCAGCAGGAGCGGGGCATGCTCTACCTGCGGTTCGTGTCGTTCGTCGCGCGCACGGCCACGCCCGCAAGCGTGGTCGAGGGCATGCGTGCCGAGGTTCGTCGCGTGGCGCCCGATCTGGCCATCGCCGGTGCAACGACAATGGACGAAGCGGTGGCGGCGTCGGTCGCACCGCCGCGTTTCCGGATGTGGCTGCTGGTGCTGTTTGCGACGGCCGCGACGCTGATTGCGACGTGCGGCATCTACGGAGTGATGGCCTACGCGGTGGCGCAGCGCCGCCGCGAGATCGGCGTGCGCATGGCGCTCGGCGCCGATCGCCGCGAAGTGCTCCGCCTCGTGCTGGTACGCGCACTCCGGATCGTCGGCGCCGGCCTGATCGTCGGCCTCGCGGGGGCCGTCGCTGTGACGCGGGTGCTGCAGAGGTTCCTGTTCGGGGTGACGCCGACCGATCCGATCGCGTTCACGATCGTCACGCTGTTGCTGTTGGCGGTGGCACTGATGGCGGCATGGGTACCCGCGCGCCGCGCGACACGAATCGACCCGTGGGCCGCGCTGCGCGCGGAATAG
- a CDS encoding PadR family transcriptional regulator — protein MKEARTKGRNELLPGTLEMLILKTLSIESMHGYGIAQHIQMLSADVLTIEEGSLYPALQRMLVKGWVLAEWKISANNRRARFYTLTTAGKKQLGVEASRFSQMSGAIMRVMKTT, from the coding sequence ATGAAAGAAGCGAGGACGAAGGGCCGGAACGAGCTGCTGCCAGGCACGCTCGAGATGTTGATTCTGAAGACGCTGTCGATCGAGTCGATGCACGGCTACGGCATCGCCCAGCACATCCAGATGCTGTCGGCCGACGTGCTGACGATCGAAGAGGGATCGCTGTATCCGGCGCTGCAACGGATGCTCGTCAAGGGATGGGTGTTGGCCGAGTGGAAGATTTCGGCGAACAACCGACGGGCGCGCTTCTACACGCTCACGACTGCCGGCAAGAAGCAGCTCGGCGTCGAGGCATCGCGATTCTCCCAGATGTCCGGCGCGATCATGCGCGTGATGAAAACGACCTAG
- a CDS encoding MBL fold metallo-hydrolase has protein sequence MRLTTVPTAMLLLTLLATGAAAQDAASVVAAASKAMGVDTLNAITYSGTASNGAFGQSKAIGEPMGPVNVTTISRYTRTLTFGPAAEPAALVSRATGPTQPPTIPGVPAQAAGVFNQNITGAQAGSTWAQALNVWTTPWGFLKAAAGREAKVQRQGGLQVVSFSPANLTSPSGQTYTVTGYVNDQNLVTKVETRVDNAVVGDLLVEFDYSNYRSMNGVQVPGRIVQRQAGMQTFDATIDAATPNPANLVELLTPPPPAAGAPAAPAAALPAAAASAPPVEKLGEGVFKIGGNYASLAVDMGDHILVVESGQSDGRGMAVMAAARQAIPGKTIRFVVNSHAHFDHASGLGAAVAEGATILTHRNNEQVLERLLAGPRTLIGDSLSKVPSRRKDVVQAVGDRDIRKGSNGKIVELHHAPNEHSDGMLVVYLPAEKLVWTADVSIVNSTPVQLATVKAVAATLDRLKLDYTVWLPAHPPNPDRPLTKDDVVKAVGAAAP, from the coding sequence ATGCGGCTCACAACGGTACCCACGGCCATGCTGTTGCTGACCCTACTCGCGACCGGCGCCGCGGCGCAGGACGCGGCGTCTGTCGTGGCCGCGGCATCGAAGGCGATGGGCGTCGACACGTTGAACGCCATCACCTACTCGGGGACAGCGAGCAACGGCGCCTTCGGCCAGAGCAAGGCCATCGGCGAGCCGATGGGCCCGGTCAACGTCACCACGATCTCGCGATACACGCGAACACTCACGTTCGGCCCTGCAGCTGAACCCGCGGCCCTGGTCTCGCGTGCCACCGGACCAACGCAGCCGCCCACCATCCCGGGCGTGCCCGCGCAGGCGGCCGGCGTCTTCAACCAGAACATCACCGGCGCGCAAGCCGGCAGCACCTGGGCGCAGGCGCTCAATGTCTGGACGACACCGTGGGGGTTCCTCAAGGCCGCCGCCGGACGTGAGGCGAAAGTGCAGCGTCAGGGCGGACTGCAGGTGGTGTCCTTCTCGCCGGCGAACCTGACGTCACCGTCGGGGCAGACCTACACCGTGACCGGCTACGTCAACGACCAGAACCTCGTCACGAAGGTCGAGACGCGCGTCGACAACGCGGTCGTGGGCGACCTGTTGGTCGAGTTCGACTACTCGAACTATCGGAGCATGAACGGCGTGCAGGTGCCGGGCCGCATCGTCCAGCGCCAAGCCGGGATGCAGACGTTTGACGCCACCATCGACGCGGCGACGCCGAATCCCGCCAATCTCGTCGAGTTGCTGACACCGCCGCCCCCCGCAGCGGGCGCGCCGGCCGCGCCGGCCGCTGCACTTCCCGCGGCCGCCGCCAGTGCGCCGCCCGTCGAGAAGCTCGGCGAGGGTGTCTTCAAGATCGGCGGCAATTACGCGTCACTCGCCGTCGACATGGGCGACCACATCCTCGTCGTCGAGAGCGGGCAGAGCGACGGACGTGGTATGGCGGTCATGGCGGCAGCCCGGCAGGCCATTCCGGGAAAGACGATCCGCTTCGTCGTCAATTCGCACGCGCACTTCGATCACGCGAGTGGGCTCGGGGCAGCGGTCGCCGAGGGGGCCACGATCCTGACGCATCGCAACAACGAGCAGGTCCTCGAGCGGCTCCTCGCGGGCCCGCGGACGCTCATCGGCGACAGTCTGTCGAAGGTGCCGAGTCGCCGGAAGGACGTCGTCCAGGCGGTTGGCGATCGCGACATCCGGAAAGGCTCGAACGGAAAGATCGTCGAGCTGCATCACGCGCCCAACGAACACAGCGACGGCATGCTCGTGGTCTATCTGCCGGCGGAAAAACTTGTCTGGACGGCGGATGTCTCGATTGTGAATTCGACGCCTGTGCAATTGGCAACCGTGAAGGCAGTGGCCGCCACGCTCGATCGTCTGAAGCTCGACTACACCGTCTGGCTGCCGGCCCACCCGCCGAACCCCGATCGGCCCCTCACCAAGGACGATGTCGTGAAGGCCGTCGGCGCAGCAGCCCCGTAG
- a CDS encoding PQQ-binding-like beta-propeller repeat protein: MRRQPARLVAASALLLALAGNLHAQQGATKGEWRYYGADQGNTKYSPLDQINARNVRELEIVWRWKADNFGPTPDYNWEVTPLMIGGVLYFTAGSRRDVVAVDAATGETLWMYRLDEGERGDRAPRKQNRGLAYWTDGKGDARLLLVTPGYQLVALDAKTGRPIPAFGKDGIVELTNGLDRDVVTPGQIGSSSPAVVVRDVVVVGAAMIAGTAPPSKTHVPGYVRGFDVRTGQQIWTFKTIPQPGEFGHETWEGDSWKYTGNTAAWAPLAADEELGYVYVPVETPTGDFYGGHRLGDNLFGDSLVCLDAKTGRRVWHFQIVHHDIWDWEPSSPPMLADITVGGKKIKAVAQVTKQAFTFVFDRVTGMPVWPIEERPVPQTDVPGERTSPTQPFPTRPAPFDRQGVTTDDLLDFTPELKAEAIRILGHYKTSTTPYLPPILAGADGKLSSLWLPHHTGGANWPGGALDPETGIMYVSSVTNADAVALQKGDPKRTDMAYVATFGAHPGAPSGAVQTAAPPVAGESAGRPNFGPQGLPLIRPPWGRITAIDLNTGDHLWMIGNGDAPDVVKNNPAIKGLNLDLSKAGKPERSPLMVTKTLLFGADGSGLFSAGPGSGGKMFRAIDKKSGAIVHEMALPASTTGIPMTYMVDDRQYIVVAIGARGVPAELIALAVP, translated from the coding sequence ATGAGACGCCAACCCGCTCGCCTCGTCGCCGCGTCGGCCCTGCTGCTGGCATTGGCCGGGAACCTCCACGCGCAACAAGGCGCGACGAAGGGCGAATGGCGCTACTACGGCGCCGATCAGGGCAACACCAAGTACTCGCCGCTGGACCAGATCAACGCCAGGAACGTCAGGGAGCTCGAGATCGTCTGGCGCTGGAAGGCGGACAACTTCGGCCCGACGCCCGACTACAACTGGGAAGTCACCCCGCTGATGATCGGCGGCGTCCTGTATTTCACGGCCGGCTCCCGGCGTGACGTCGTCGCCGTCGACGCGGCCACCGGCGAGACCCTCTGGATGTACCGCCTCGATGAGGGCGAACGCGGCGACCGCGCCCCGAGAAAACAGAATCGCGGCCTCGCCTACTGGACCGACGGCAAGGGCGACGCCCGGCTCCTCCTCGTCACCCCGGGCTATCAACTGGTCGCGCTCGATGCGAAGACCGGCCGCCCGATCCCCGCGTTTGGCAAGGACGGCATTGTCGAGCTCACCAATGGCCTCGACCGCGATGTGGTGACACCCGGCCAGATCGGCTCGAGCTCGCCGGCCGTCGTCGTCCGCGATGTCGTCGTGGTCGGGGCCGCCATGATCGCCGGCACCGCTCCTCCGTCGAAGACGCACGTGCCGGGGTACGTGCGCGGCTTCGATGTCCGGACCGGCCAGCAGATCTGGACGTTCAAGACAATCCCGCAGCCCGGCGAGTTCGGCCACGAGACCTGGGAAGGCGACTCGTGGAAATACACGGGCAACACCGCCGCGTGGGCGCCGCTGGCCGCCGACGAAGAACTCGGCTACGTCTACGTCCCCGTCGAGACGCCGACTGGCGACTTCTACGGCGGCCACCGCCTGGGCGACAACCTGTTCGGGGACAGCCTCGTGTGCCTCGATGCGAAGACGGGCAGACGCGTCTGGCATTTTCAGATCGTCCACCACGACATCTGGGACTGGGAGCCCTCGTCGCCCCCGATGCTCGCCGACATCACCGTCGGCGGGAAGAAGATCAAGGCCGTCGCCCAGGTCACGAAGCAGGCGTTCACCTTCGTGTTCGATCGCGTCACCGGCATGCCGGTCTGGCCGATCGAGGAACGGCCGGTGCCGCAGACCGATGTTCCAGGAGAGCGGACGTCACCGACGCAGCCGTTTCCCACCAGGCCGGCGCCCTTTGACCGCCAGGGCGTCACGACCGACGACCTCCTCGACTTCACGCCCGAACTGAAAGCGGAAGCGATCAGGATTCTCGGGCACTACAAGACGTCGACCACTCCGTACCTGCCCCCCATCCTGGCCGGGGCCGACGGCAAGCTGTCGTCGTTGTGGCTGCCGCATCACACCGGCGGCGCCAACTGGCCGGGGGGCGCGCTCGATCCGGAGACGGGGATCATGTACGTGTCTTCGGTCACCAACGCCGACGCGGTGGCACTCCAGAAGGGCGATCCGAAACGGACGGACATGGCGTACGTGGCCACGTTCGGCGCGCATCCTGGCGCCCCCAGCGGCGCCGTCCAGACCGCCGCGCCGCCCGTTGCCGGCGAAAGCGCCGGCCGTCCCAACTTCGGGCCCCAGGGTTTGCCGCTCATCCGCCCACCCTGGGGCCGGATCACGGCGATCGACCTCAACACGGGCGACCACCTCTGGATGATCGGCAACGGTGACGCGCCCGACGTCGTGAAGAACAATCCGGCTATCAAGGGCCTGAACCTCGATCTCTCGAAGGCCGGCAAGCCCGAACGCTCCCCGCTTATGGTGACCAAGACGCTGCTGTTCGGCGCCGACGGTTCGGGCCTCTTCAGCGCCGGCCCTGGAAGCGGAGGCAAGATGTTTCGCGCCATCGACAAGAAGAGCGGCGCGATCGTCCACGAGATGGCGCTGCCCGCCAGCACGACGGGCATTCCGATGACATACATGGTCGACGATCGCCAATACATCGTCGTCGCCATCGGCGCCCGCGGCGTTCCCGCCGAGCTCATCGCCCTGGCCGTGCCGTAA
- a CDS encoding c-type cytochrome, protein MSAPCTRLAGLLAALTLSISAAAEQAPPPAARSAWDRVFNQDQVDRGQTAYNALCARCHGETLGGGENSPALVDDVFFTFWGGKTVGDLVEYTRTTMPSDGPGKISRKRCVDIAAYLLSANGFPAGDREFPTELDALNQITITRTR, encoded by the coding sequence ATGAGTGCGCCCTGCACGCGGCTCGCGGGCCTGCTCGCCGCGCTGACCCTGTCGATCTCGGCCGCGGCGGAACAAGCTCCGCCCCCTGCCGCACGGTCCGCCTGGGACCGTGTGTTCAACCAGGATCAAGTCGACCGCGGGCAAACCGCCTACAACGCCCTGTGCGCCCGCTGCCACGGCGAGACGCTCGGCGGCGGCGAGAACTCCCCTGCCCTTGTCGACGACGTCTTCTTCACGTTCTGGGGCGGCAAGACCGTCGGCGACCTCGTCGAGTACACCCGCACGACGATGCCGTCTGACGGCCCTGGGAAGATCAGCCGAAAGCGCTGCGTCGACATCGCGGCCTACCTGCTCAGCGCCAACGGCTTTCCGGCCGGCGACCGCGAGTTCCCGACCGAGCTCGACGCGCTCAACCAGATCACGATCACCCGAACCAGATGA
- a CDS encoding aldolase/citrate lyase family protein, which produces MRPTTPAPAHPIAVSTKSRTTRLLVLSAALLAAVSVTAAEPAPQIAAPPQAARPGAPPVKAGSQTFNTVIAKLKEGKQVFSNTIIGPDLAVAKKACEGVDFIWIEMQHSTLTWRETQQLIKVIVEAGSIPFVRVPTANEGDIQKATDAGALGIIIPMADSVEEARNAVLFSKFPIGHRDNPNAKPWGHRSSGQMQAPSLWGPGYAVNANNNILVMILIENPHGVGIIDDLLEEVQGIDIVMVASNDFGMHGGDRDGDASYNAREKLVREAVLKRGLVLAGPSSWKDRPGYRLFQGPRDATTTGYEPPPAPPR; this is translated from the coding sequence ATGCGCCCCACGACACCGGCCCCCGCCCACCCCATTGCCGTCTCGACGAAGTCCCGTACGACCCGGCTGCTCGTGCTGTCGGCGGCGCTGTTGGCCGCAGTCTCGGTGACCGCGGCTGAGCCGGCGCCTCAGATCGCTGCGCCTCCACAGGCCGCACGGCCAGGCGCGCCTCCGGTCAAGGCCGGTTCGCAGACGTTCAACACCGTGATCGCGAAGCTGAAAGAAGGAAAGCAGGTCTTCAGCAACACCATCATCGGTCCTGACCTCGCCGTCGCGAAGAAAGCCTGCGAAGGGGTGGACTTCATCTGGATCGAGATGCAGCACAGCACGCTCACCTGGCGTGAGACCCAGCAGCTGATCAAGGTGATTGTCGAAGCCGGAAGCATTCCCTTCGTGCGCGTACCGACCGCGAACGAGGGCGACATCCAGAAAGCCACCGATGCGGGCGCGCTCGGCATCATCATCCCGATGGCCGACTCGGTCGAGGAGGCGCGCAACGCCGTCCTGTTCTCCAAATTCCCCATCGGGCACCGCGACAACCCGAACGCCAAGCCATGGGGCCATCGCAGCTCGGGCCAGATGCAGGCGCCCAGCCTCTGGGGCCCTGGCTACGCCGTGAACGCGAACAACAACATCCTCGTGATGATCCTGATCGAGAACCCGCACGGCGTCGGCATCATTGACGACCTCCTCGAAGAGGTGCAGGGCATCGACATCGTCATGGTGGCGAGCAACGACTTCGGCATGCACGGCGGCGATCGCGACGGCGACGCGAGCTACAACGCGCGCGAGAAGCTCGTACGCGAAGCCGTCCTCAAGCGAGGCCTGGTTCTCGCCGGCCCGTCGAGCTGGAAGGACCGACCAGGCTACCGGCTGTTCCAGGGCCCGCGCGACGCCACCACCACGGGATACGAGCCCCCACCGGCCCCGCCCAGATGA
- a CDS encoding sigma-70 family RNA polymerase sigma factor: MPEPADITGLLRAWSRGDDEALEQLMPLVYAQLHAQARRYMRSERADVTLQSTALVHEVYLRLTKARDLNWTDRAHFFALSAQIMRHILVEAARARTASKRGGGAARDGRSPAIDPDQIPTAQSDTAFMLCALDDALDRLAQHDSRRAKVIEMRFFAGLSVEETAGLLQVSPQTVMRDWRLAKVWLARELRADGCATSGVTRAAGRSTRH, from the coding sequence ATGCCTGAACCGGCCGACATCACGGGCCTGCTGAGAGCATGGAGCCGGGGAGACGACGAAGCGCTCGAGCAACTCATGCCGCTGGTCTACGCCCAGCTCCATGCGCAAGCCCGGCGCTACATGCGGAGCGAGCGCGCTGACGTCACGCTGCAAAGCACAGCGCTCGTCCATGAGGTGTACCTGCGTCTCACCAAGGCACGCGACTTGAACTGGACCGATCGTGCCCACTTCTTCGCACTGTCGGCACAGATCATGCGGCATATTCTGGTCGAGGCGGCGCGTGCCCGGACCGCCTCGAAGCGAGGCGGCGGCGCTGCACGGGACGGACGCTCGCCGGCGATCGATCCGGACCAGATTCCGACGGCCCAGTCCGACACGGCTTTCATGCTCTGTGCGCTCGACGACGCGCTCGACCGCCTGGCGCAGCACGATTCCAGACGAGCGAAGGTGATCGAGATGCGCTTCTTTGCTGGACTGAGCGTCGAAGAAACGGCGGGCCTGCTGCAGGTCTCGCCGCAAACGGTGATGCGGGACTGGCGGCTGGCGAAGGTGTGGCTTGCGCGTGAGTTGAGGGCTGATGGGTGCGCCACTAGTGGCGTGACGCGCGCAGCAGGCAGGTCGACCCGGCATTAG